The following proteins come from a genomic window of Zygotorulaspora mrakii chromosome 8, complete sequence:
- the OCA5 gene encoding Oca5p (similar to Saccharomyces cerevisiae YHL029C; ancestral locus Anc_4.19), whose protein sequence is MINLHHGKYLKYQQRNRKLVEVVIDLINCNDHDSLASLARSVGIPPQLRHVVWPILLKYHPMCISPNIISNVYTWDSVENAYCLLENGSSGNSQEDLERLIVNDLKKYFHLRHNNNSFKNNNATKTASSSEISTVCSMDLLSLNLEDELDILESLKLALLKFLKKWSKVFRYESGLSWIATGLAEWVPVNGTDSTHEEKSDIDGEDEGPVILNGKKHTHSPCHSPPYSYSNLGSGYNNTCLSYLYKEYPLPACLRSKLPKSSPFTFDEIYERLVLVIMHCPDTVLAQTQLRKESLTKSENGLAQDKKPSSVMNYFPVLSGGDLSFQTQVFFRVFSTILPELYQPFTEESVLQPSSKRTSWLYWWIKCSGARALQRQDRGRLWDILLGWRPEPNMEAIDFFLDYNTKKFDHFYNKVPKMHEEFITSLVKNDPFWFPDLDTIPMGSDKFKFDYNIFKEILRRNQYDQSAGEKTESYESNENELTFSLIDPHMQLVFIYIAILQYNEFKLLEFEETETSEFLNHVPMLSKADDVCYRKLYELTVCTDSSVTNSQEDLHKRPNSSSMRIEVGNDAKASHSFNDLLDMAGDIWRKWLWNELQDSSISV, encoded by the coding sequence ATGATCAATCTGCATCATGGTAAATATCTGAAGTATCAGCAACGAAACAGGAAGCTAGTTGAAGTTGTCATTGATCTGATTAATTGTAATGACCATGATTCTCTAGCTTCGCTCGCGAGGAGCGTTGGAATCCCACCACAGTTGAGACATGTTGTGTGGCctattcttttgaaatatcacCCAATGTGCATTTCGCCGAACATAATATCGAACGTTTACACTTGGGATAGTGTGGAGAATGCATACTGCCTTTTAGAAAATGGGAGCAGCGGAAATAGTCAAGAAGATTTGGAACGACTTATAGTGAAcgatttaaaaaaatattttcatctaAGGCATAACAACAATAGTTTCAAGAATAATAACGCAACCAAAACGGCTAGctcttctgaaatttcTACCGTCTGCTCCATGGATTTactttctttgaatcttgaagatgaattaGATATTTTGGAATCTTTAAAGTTGGcattgttgaaatttttaaaaaaatggtcaAAAGTCTTCAGATATGAAAGTGGACTATCCTGGATTGCGACGGGTTTAGCTGAATGGGTTCCAGTAAATGGTACAGATAGCACTCATGAGGAAAAAAGTGACATTGATGGTGAGGATGAAGGCCCTGTAATATTGAATGGTAAAAAACATACGCATTCACCATGTCATTCTCCCCCTTATTCCTACAGCAACTTGGGCTCCGGATACAACAATACGTGTCTGTCGTATTTGTACAAAGAATACCCGTTGCCTGCGTGTTTGAGATCAAAGTTGCCAAAATCTTCTCCATTCACATTCGATGAAATATACGAAAGATTGGTCCTTGTAATTATGCATTGTCCGGATACCGTTTTAGCTCAAACACAGCTAAGAAAAGAGTCTCTTACAAAATCAGAAAACGGTTTAGCCCAAGACAAGAAACCTTCCTCTGTAATGAATTACTTCCCTGTTTTGTCTGGCGGAGATTTGTCTTTTCAGACGCAGGTTTTCTTCAGGGTTTTCTCCACAATATTACCGGAATTGTATCAGCCTTTTACAGAAGAGAGCGTCCTTCAGCCAAGCTCGAAAAGAACTAGTTGGCTCTACTGGTGGATCAAGTGCTCAGGAGCGAGAGCATTGCAACGACAAGATAGAGGAAGGCTTTGGGATATTCTTTTAGGTTGGAGGCCAGAGCCAAATATGGAAgcaattgatttttttctggattataatacaaaaaaatttgatcatttttataataAAGTTCCAAAAATGCATGAAGAATTTATCACTTCACTTGTCAAAAATGATCCATTTTGGTTTCCGGATTTAGATACAATTCCTATGGGGTCTGATAAGTTTAAATTTGACTATAACATCTTCAAAGAGATTTTAAGGAGGAATCAATACGATCAAAGCGCAGGCGAAAAAACAGAATCTTATGAAAgcaatgaaaatgaacTTACTTTCTCTTTAATCGATCCCCACATGCAATTGGTCTTCATCTACATTGCCATTTTACAATATAATGAATTCAAACTATTAGAGTTTGAAGAGACTGAAACCTCGGAGTTTCTCAATCATGTTCCCATGCTATCAAAAGCTGATGACGTTTGTTACCGAAAACTGTATGAACTCACTGTTTGCACGGATTCAAGCGTCACGAATAGTCAAGAGGACTTGCATAAGAGGCCAAACTCTTCCAGTATGAGAATCGAGGTCGGTAATGACGCTAAAGCCTCTCACTCTTTTAATGACCTACTTGATATGGCTGGAGATATTTGGAGGAAATGGCTATGGAATGAACTGCAGGATAGCTCTATTAGTGTATAA
- the WSC4 gene encoding Wsc4p (intron location uncertain; possible pseudogene) gives MLIWILCLCLCQSVTVKATGELFCSSQNSGSSSGGFQNIYQSHLACSEHCNGSSYAILQNSNCWCSNQGPSGTVSVDQCNQFCPGFRYENCGSEENGLFEYIYIGAGSPDISPSLSSSSESSLQTSSEISQASGSQSSTSLAGSSSMSALSSSWSFASWSSSVSPTSSSSVVLSSSSQASSAVVTSSIIVLTSSDASQSDEVTSASSSFSVVTFSNSDSSSDIAPSVTSSATSTSSVVSSAIPSATSSVISTAMSSTTSSSTSSTIASTTSSASSSVVFSTSSSITSTTASSTTSGTTSSITSSSSPSLVTTSSTVTPSTIVSSTVVLTSPVYSVSSDAIITELSVVTLTSTEIPSMPIFNNGSQYATSYLQITRTILATSSGLTTSRPSGTGIPLDAVSSKKHSNGDRSSYWSSPGKVAGTFVPIGVFIVVLIIIIWVSMRRRRRYSQNFEKERASSSTSANNSQMFVYADEKGIVELDNSPVEHEPPTRSNSVLWTVDQRLDPRRMLSEIEHCSSKVSLADDVDYSRKVLRIVNE, from the exons ATGCTCATCTGGATTTTATGCCTTTGCCTATGCCAAAGCGTAACCGTGAAAGCGACAGGGGAGCTTTTCTGTTCGTCTCAGAACTCTGGCAGTTCTTCCGGCggatttcaaaacatatACCAGAGCCATCTTGCTTGTTCGGAGCACTGTAATGGCTCTTCGTACGCAATTTTGCAGAATTCAAACTGCTGGTGCTCCAATCAGGGGCCCAGTGGGACGGTTTCTGTAGATCAGTGCAATCAGTTTTGCCCCGGGTTTCGCTATGAGAATTGCGGTAGCGAAGAAAATGGTTTGTTTGAGTACATCTACATAGGCGCTGGATCGCCGGACATCAGTCCTAGCCTCAGTTCATCAAGCGAAAGTTCTTTGCAAACTAGTTCGGAGATCAGCCAAGCTTCCGGTAGTCAGAGCTCCACGAGTCTGGCGGGCAGCAGTTCGATGAGCGCACTTAGTAGTAGCTGGTCTTTTGCTTCGTGGAGCTCGTCTGTGTCGccaacttcttcatcttcggTGGTTTTATCCAGTTCTTCTCAAGCTTCCTCCGCGGTAGTTACGTCGAGTATTATCGTATTGACGTCGTCTGATGCTTCACAGTCGGATGAAGTCACATCAGCAAGCTCATCTTTCTCAGTGGtcactttttcaaattcagaCTCTTCCTCTGACATCGCCCCAAGTGTGACTTCTAGTGCTACTAGCACGTCCAGCGTTGTTTCTAGTGCTATTCCGAGTGCTACATCTAGTGTGATTTCTACTGCTATGTCTAGTACCACATCGAGTTCCACGTCTAGCACCATAGCGAGTACCACGTCTAGTGCGTCATCTAGTGTTGTATTCAGTACCAGTTCAAGTATCACTTCAACCACGGCATCTAGTACAACGTCTGGTACGACGTCTAGTATCACGTCTAGTAGTTCGCCAAGCCTCGTTACCACTTCCAGTACTGTTACGCCAAGCACTATAGTATCGAGTACTGTCGTATTGACAAGTCCCGTATATTCTGTTTCATCTGATGCTATTATAACAGAGTTATCCGTGGTAACGCTCACCAGTACTGAGATTCCCTCTATGCCCATCTTTAATAATGGCTCTCAATATGCAACCAGTTATTTGCAGATTACGAGGACGATACTAGCAACGAGCTCAGGTCTAACGACCAGCAGGCCCTCTGGTACTGGCATTCCATTAGATGCTGTTTCATCCAAGAAGCACTCCAATGGCGATAGATCAAGTTACTGGTCGTCCCCAGGAAAGGTTGCTGGCACTTTTGTTCCCATTGGAGTATTCATTGTCGTACTTATAATTATAATATGGGTCTCTATGAGAAGAAGGCGCAGATATTCTCAGAACTTCGAAAAG GAAAGAGCTTCCTCCTCTACAAGTGCAAACAATTCTCAAATGTTCGTTTATGCTGACGAAAAAGGTATCGTCGAACTTGACAACTCCCCGGTGGAGCACGAACCGCCTACAAGGTCGAATTCCGTGCTTTGGACAGTAGATCAAAGACTTGACCCACGCAGAATGCTTTCGGAGATCGAACACTGCTCCTCAAAAGTATCTCTTGCGGACGACGTTgattattcaagaaaagtgtTGAGAATCGTCAACGAATAG